From a region of the Alnus glutinosa chromosome 1, dhAlnGlut1.1, whole genome shotgun sequence genome:
- the LOC133869944 gene encoding uncharacterized protein LOC133869944 — protein sequence MSSTLRFIAKLPERLPSGVATTTSAWSPRVFVTAAPRPLQGKKDNEDAADGDAHERTIEAAEAVTKGAREVRQTCEFLRDTASSTAQSVNKMTQKVSETAETITEKTKGTVSGVWGTTKNAAEIIKDKVMDE from the exons ATGTCGTCAACCTTAAGATTCATTGCAAAGCTTCCTGAACGCCTCCCAAGCGGAGTGGCCACAACTACAAGTGCTTGGAGCCCTCGGGTTTTTGTCACTGCTGCACCAAGGCCATTGCAA GGCAAGAAGGATAACGAGGATGCAGCAGATGGAGATGCGCATGAGAGGACCATTGAAGCAGCGGAGGCAGTGACCAAAGGGGCAAGAGAAGTGAGGCAGACCTGCGAATTCTTGAGGGACACGGCCAGCTCTACTGCCCAAAGT GTAAACAAAATGACTCAAAAAGTATCTGAAACAGCGGAAACCATCACAGAGAAAACAAAGGGTACGGTCTCGGGCGTGTGGGGAACAACCAAGAATGCCGCCGAAATTATCAAGGACAAAGTAATGGATGAGTAA